One genomic region from Alteromonas pelagimontana encodes:
- a CDS encoding DHA2 family efflux MFS transporter permease subunit: MQNRSSKIQPVNTLMVTFSVMLATIMQALDTTIANVALPHMQGSMSATQDQISWVLTSYIVAAAIFMPLTGLLSAKFGRKRLFIWSVVGFTITSMMCGAAQNLNQLVLFRLLQGVFGASLVPLSQAVLLDTYPREKHGSAMAMWGVGVMLGPILGPTLGGILTEYYNWRWVFYINLPFGLLAWFGLVKFVPETELDLSRRFDLTGFALLGISIGALQMMLDRGQSQDWFGSSEIIVECILTVLAFYLFVVHIFTKDKPFIEPAIFKDRNFSVGLIFIFLVGIILLATMALLPPFMQNLMGYPVVDVGYVLAPRGLGTMIAMITVGKLSGKVDTRYMIFFGLLLICFSLWEMTLFTAEVDAFEIVRTGVIQGLGLGFVFVPLSTISFATLHAHYRNEGTALFSLMRNIGSSIGISIVMTYLAQSTQKNHAVFSEFINPYNFAFMQSVEQGVNATSAQGLATVNEMITSQAMTLGYLQDFRLMMWITLAAIPLLLLLKAPAKH, from the coding sequence ATGCAAAACCGGAGCTCGAAAATTCAGCCGGTCAATACGCTTATGGTGACGTTTTCAGTCATGCTGGCTACCATCATGCAAGCGCTGGATACGACTATTGCCAATGTGGCGCTGCCTCATATGCAGGGCAGCATGAGCGCTACACAAGATCAAATTAGCTGGGTACTCACTTCTTATATTGTGGCGGCCGCAATATTTATGCCGCTCACCGGGTTGTTAAGCGCGAAATTTGGCCGAAAACGTCTGTTCATCTGGTCGGTGGTGGGCTTCACCATCACCTCTATGATGTGTGGTGCCGCGCAGAACCTCAACCAGTTGGTACTTTTTCGCTTACTGCAAGGCGTGTTCGGCGCCAGCCTGGTCCCGCTATCGCAGGCGGTGTTGCTGGACACGTATCCTCGGGAGAAACACGGCTCCGCGATGGCGATGTGGGGAGTAGGCGTTATGCTTGGGCCAATTCTCGGTCCTACGCTTGGCGGCATACTTACCGAGTACTATAACTGGCGCTGGGTATTTTATATTAACCTGCCGTTCGGCCTACTGGCGTGGTTTGGCTTGGTGAAGTTTGTGCCGGAAACTGAACTCGATCTCTCACGGCGCTTCGATTTAACCGGCTTCGCCTTGCTGGGAATAAGTATCGGCGCACTGCAGATGATGCTGGACCGCGGCCAATCTCAGGATTGGTTTGGCAGTAGTGAAATTATCGTTGAATGCATTTTAACTGTGTTGGCTTTCTATTTGTTTGTCGTACACATTTTTACCAAAGATAAACCCTTTATCGAACCGGCCATATTCAAAGACAGAAACTTCAGTGTGGGGCTGATATTTATCTTTCTGGTGGGAATAATCCTGCTGGCTACCATGGCGCTGCTCCCTCCTTTTATGCAGAACCTGATGGGTTATCCGGTAGTGGACGTTGGTTACGTTTTGGCTCCGCGCGGGCTGGGAACCATGATAGCGATGATTACGGTGGGTAAGCTTTCTGGCAAGGTCGACACAAGATATATGATATTTTTCGGCCTGCTACTGATTTGTTTTTCGTTGTGGGAAATGACGTTATTTACTGCCGAAGTCGATGCGTTCGAAATTGTACGTACTGGTGTAATTCAAGGTTTAGGGCTGGGATTTGTTTTCGTTCCTCTTTCCACCATTAGCTTTGCCACTTTACATGCGCATTACAGGAACGAAGGCACCGCATTGTTTAGCCTGATGAGGAATATTGGTAGCAGCATCGGTATTTCCATTGTTATGACTTATCTAGCGCAGTCGACACAGAAAAACCATGCGGTATTCAGTGAGTTTATTAACCCCTATAATTTTGCTTTTATGCAGTCAGTGGAGCAGGGCGTGAACGCCACCAGCGCTCAGGGATTAGCTACCGTAAACGAGATGATCACCAGTCAGGCAATGACATTAGGTTATTTACAAGACTTTCGTTTGATGATGTGGATCACTCTGGCCGCCATTCCGCTTTTGCTACTTCTTAAGGCACCAGCGAAGCACTAA
- a CDS encoding BolA family protein, translated as MQVKAFIEQQLNDNLSPDFLEVQDESHMHNVPPGAQSHFKVTIVSNDFASDRLIGRHRKVNALLAEALAGPVHALALHTFTPAEWEKRGGGVAASPNCLGGSKSAP; from the coding sequence ATGCAAGTAAAAGCCTTTATCGAACAACAGCTCAATGACAATCTTTCACCTGATTTTCTGGAAGTGCAGGACGAGAGTCATATGCACAATGTGCCGCCCGGTGCACAAAGTCATTTTAAAGTTACAATTGTCAGCAACGATTTTGCCTCAGACCGCTTAATAGGTCGTCACCGAAAAGTGAATGCGCTGCTTGCAGAGGCATTAGCAGGACCGGTGCATGCTCTTGCTTTACATACCTTTACGCCCGCAGAGTGGGAAAAAAGAGGCGGCGGTGTTGCCGCATCACCGAACTGTTTAGGGGGCAGCAAAAGCGCTCCGTAA
- a CDS encoding MFS transporter: MTTNPLEQISHRHRFWCIVIMAMGTFILGITEFATMPMLPLIASSFNATPAEAGNVISAYAIGVVVGAPLLMLTTTKMNRRTALMLFAFLMFAANSLSSNAASLMQLTFFRFLSGLPHGAYFGTAFLLAADMAPKGKRANYMSRVFFGLTFATICGVPLVTLIGQYSSWRLCMLAVGVMALVTVMLLYLVLPSSPVTKPSNMMNELGVLKNKLVWSILGICIIGFGGVFCIYTYLADTILTVTNAPEISISIAMVLFGVGTTTGNWICGKYADQSPVNTSGIALIASILVSLCFVYAAYELWTLYLAVFCLGCSVGLAAVIQSMLFDASPDGHSMIGALVQCGFNTANAIGPWAGGLMLATGAAPNYTGYVAAMLFSGGFLMWLVSSVQIKRRLQPSLC; this comes from the coding sequence ATGACGACAAATCCCCTGGAGCAGATTTCTCACCGCCATCGTTTCTGGTGCATTGTGATAATGGCTATGGGTACATTTATTTTGGGCATTACCGAGTTTGCTACTATGCCGATGTTGCCCTTGATTGCCTCCAGTTTCAATGCAACACCTGCTGAGGCGGGAAACGTGATAAGTGCATATGCCATCGGAGTGGTTGTTGGCGCACCGCTTTTAATGCTGACAACCACCAAAATGAATCGTCGAACCGCTCTCATGCTGTTCGCATTTTTGATGTTTGCCGCCAATTCTCTAAGCTCAAACGCTGCAAGCTTAATGCAGTTAACCTTTTTTCGTTTTCTTAGCGGGCTTCCACATGGTGCCTATTTTGGAACGGCTTTTCTATTGGCTGCGGATATGGCCCCGAAAGGGAAGCGGGCAAATTATATGTCACGGGTCTTTTTTGGTTTGACCTTTGCCACAATCTGCGGCGTGCCGCTGGTGACATTAATCGGTCAATACTCAAGCTGGCGATTGTGTATGCTGGCGGTAGGGGTGATGGCACTTGTTACCGTGATGCTGCTTTATCTGGTGTTGCCCAGCAGCCCCGTGACTAAACCTTCAAACATGATGAACGAGCTTGGCGTACTTAAAAATAAGCTGGTTTGGTCTATTCTGGGGATCTGTATTATTGGCTTTGGCGGTGTCTTCTGTATTTATACCTATTTAGCCGATACTATTTTAACGGTGACCAATGCTCCGGAGATTTCAATTTCTATTGCCATGGTATTATTTGGTGTGGGTACAACCACAGGCAACTGGATTTGCGGGAAATACGCCGACCAATCTCCCGTAAATACGTCGGGGATTGCGTTGATCGCGAGCATCCTGGTGTCGCTGTGCTTTGTCTACGCCGCTTACGAGTTGTGGACTTTATATCTGGCCGTTTTTTGTTTGGGGTGCAGCGTAGGTTTGGCTGCTGTCATCCAGTCGATGCTGTTTGATGCCTCTCCCGACGGACACTCCATGATTGGTGCTCTCGTTCAATGCGGGTTCAATACTGCTAACGCCATCGGACCATGGGCGGGTGGTTTAATGTTAGCAACTGGCGCTGCACCTAACTACACCGGTTATGTTGCGGCAATGCTATTTTCTGGCGGCTTTTTAATGTGGCTGGTGAGCAGCGTCCAAATAAAACGCCGTCTGCAACCTTCACTCTGCTAA
- a CDS encoding methyltransferase has protein sequence MNTEFSLLNRRLTLIRYPVEHQHKSLQAWDSADELLIEHLSADTTHPDIGKYIIFNDDFGALGCWFAHHAPYWVSDSLIAHRSLKQNLEANELKDSGVHLLTSLAPLPADPDVILIKIPRTLALLEQQLIALRSVVKSSTRIIAAAKIKSITRSVQQLFEKYLGPTNTSLAKKKSRLLFCDIDAAALSQPVTSPYPSKWDMRCKTGQIVQVSNHANVFSRQSLDIGARLMIEHMQVDNQDSIIDLGCGNGALGLNALSIAPQAHVTFVDESYMALESAKENVLHNFPAQYNQCEFIASNCLESLLEHPRHSAVTKVVCNPPFHQQNVITDHIAWQMFSDAKAMLASGGHLIVVANRHLDYHNKLKRLYGGVKVLASDKKFVILSAAKR, from the coding sequence ATGAATACAGAATTTTCTTTGCTGAATCGGCGTCTTACGCTAATTCGCTATCCCGTTGAACATCAGCATAAAAGTCTTCAGGCCTGGGATAGTGCCGACGAATTGCTTATTGAGCATTTATCCGCCGATACTACACATCCAGATATAGGCAAATATATCATATTCAATGATGACTTCGGCGCGCTTGGCTGCTGGTTCGCTCACCACGCCCCCTATTGGGTGTCCGATTCTTTAATCGCCCATCGCTCGCTAAAGCAAAACCTCGAAGCAAATGAACTTAAGGATAGCGGCGTTCATCTACTTACCAGCCTTGCGCCTTTGCCAGCTGACCCTGATGTCATATTGATTAAAATTCCCCGCACGTTGGCGCTACTGGAACAACAGCTAATTGCATTACGCTCGGTGGTCAAATCCTCTACCAGAATAATTGCCGCAGCAAAAATTAAAAGTATTACGCGCTCGGTACAACAGCTGTTTGAAAAATATCTTGGCCCCACCAACACATCATTAGCCAAAAAAAAATCTCGCTTGCTGTTTTGTGACATTGACGCCGCAGCGCTTTCTCAACCTGTTACCTCACCTTATCCGTCTAAGTGGGACATGCGTTGTAAGACAGGCCAAATAGTGCAAGTAAGTAATCACGCCAATGTCTTTTCCAGACAATCGCTGGATATTGGTGCGCGTTTGATGATTGAGCATATGCAGGTGGATAATCAGGATTCAATTATTGATTTAGGTTGCGGCAACGGCGCGCTGGGATTGAATGCGCTGTCAATAGCGCCACAAGCGCATGTTACCTTTGTCGATGAATCTTATATGGCGCTGGAATCGGCAAAAGAAAACGTGTTGCACAACTTTCCGGCGCAATATAACCAGTGTGAGTTTATCGCCAGTAACTGCCTGGAAAGCTTATTGGAACATCCGCGCCATTCTGCAGTCACAAAGGTAGTGTGTAACCCTCCGTTCCACCAGCAAAACGTCATTACCGATCATATTGCATGGCAAATGTTTTCGGATGCAAAAGCAATGCTGGCGAGTGGCGGACACTTAATTGTTGTGGCTAATCGACACCTGGATTATCACAATAAACTGAAGCGCTTGTATGGTGGTGTGAAGGTGCTTGCAAGTGATAAAAAATTCGTTATTTTAAGTGCAGCAAAACGTTAA
- a CDS encoding GNAT family N-acetyltransferase, translating into MELVTSRLRLRLPRHQDAAWLYTLNQDPLWLRFIGNRGVHSLLDAQRYVDHCCGHFDNWGYGLLSVELRMTGQPIGMCGLINRQLFRCPDLGFAYLPSGRGRGYAHEAASAVIKYAHSALQFDFLTAMTHLENFDSQKLLLKLGYKRQGKLFLKGVPAQKFYWLNLLRNDIA; encoded by the coding sequence ATGGAGCTCGTAACTTCCCGTTTGCGGCTTAGATTGCCGCGCCATCAGGACGCTGCCTGGCTTTACACGTTAAATCAGGACCCTCTATGGCTGCGTTTTATCGGTAACCGCGGTGTGCATTCCTTACTAGACGCGCAACGATACGTTGATCATTGCTGCGGCCATTTTGATAACTGGGGTTATGGTTTATTGAGCGTTGAGCTACGCATGACGGGGCAACCCATTGGCATGTGTGGTTTGATCAATAGGCAGCTGTTTCGCTGCCCGGATCTTGGTTTTGCCTATTTACCCTCAGGTCGAGGAAGAGGTTACGCTCACGAAGCTGCTTCTGCCGTCATTAAGTATGCTCATTCTGCCCTTCAGTTTGATTTTTTGACGGCTATGACCCATTTGGAAAACTTTGATTCACAAAAATTGCTGCTTAAATTAGGCTACAAACGTCAGGGCAAACTGTTTTTAAAGGGCGTACCGGCACAGAAATTCTACTGGCTGAATTTACTCCGTAACGATATCGCTTAA
- a CDS encoding peptidylprolyl isomerase — protein MLRTLLLALVLITSTVTAKDKDDGSQIQPDNYYPRVKMETTMGDIVVELDRRRAPLTTNNFLRYVDKHGYDDTVFHRTVPGFVVQGGGYNTDLEEKPSYPEIFNESGNGMKNELYTIAMARQNEPHSATRQFFFNVNDNPSLDPGKNWGYAVFGMIVEGSEIVDKMMEVETEYQVALGEPNFPIEPIVLKKATILPPV, from the coding sequence ATGTTACGAACTCTGTTACTCGCGCTGGTGCTGATCACCTCAACTGTCACTGCCAAAGACAAAGATGATGGCTCGCAGATCCAACCGGATAATTACTACCCCAGAGTGAAAATGGAAACCACAATGGGTGATATCGTGGTTGAGCTGGATCGCCGCCGGGCACCGCTGACGACGAACAACTTTTTGCGCTACGTAGACAAACACGGCTACGACGATACTGTTTTCCATCGTACCGTTCCAGGTTTTGTGGTTCAAGGCGGCGGCTATAATACTGATCTTGAAGAGAAACCCAGCTACCCTGAAATATTTAATGAATCAGGTAATGGAATGAAAAACGAATTATATACCATTGCTATGGCGCGCCAGAATGAACCTCACTCCGCCACCCGTCAGTTTTTCTTTAACGTCAACGACAATCCAAGTCTGGATCCGGGAAAAAATTGGGGCTACGCTGTCTTTGGTATGATTGTAGAAGGTTCAGAAATTGTCGATAAAATGATGGAAGTCGAGACAGAGTATCAGGTTGCACTGGGCGAGCCGAATTTTCCAATTGAACCTATTGTGCTGAAAAAGGCCACCATTTTACCCCCTGTGTAA
- a CDS encoding MarR family winged helix-turn-helix transcriptional regulator — protein sequence MSELHRENPGFLLGDIIRRMRGVFNQRLEGTDLTLAQAKSLLHISRNQGVKQRELADALDIQPMTLAKQLDQLAERGLIVRNPDPNDRRVHLINLTDAAQPVLANIQTVIMQLRKDMTQDLTEAEIAEFNRALVLIRERLLTL from the coding sequence ATGAGCGAACTACATCGCGAAAATCCAGGCTTTCTATTGGGTGACATTATCCGGCGCATGCGCGGCGTCTTCAATCAACGTTTGGAAGGCACGGATTTGACCTTGGCCCAAGCCAAATCGCTGCTGCATATTTCTCGTAATCAGGGAGTTAAACAGCGGGAGCTCGCTGATGCCCTGGATATTCAACCCATGACACTGGCTAAACAATTGGACCAGCTTGCGGAACGTGGGCTGATTGTGCGTAACCCTGATCCTAATGATCGCCGTGTGCATCTGATCAATCTAACTGATGCTGCTCAACCAGTCCTGGCCAATATTCAGACCGTCATCATGCAACTGCGCAAGGATATGACGCAGGATCTGACAGAAGCAGAAATTGCCGAGTTTAACCGCGCCCTTGTTCTCATCCGTGAGCGTTTACTTACCTTATAA
- a CDS encoding alpha-ketoglutarate-dependent dioxygenase AlkB family protein, with protein MQLNLFLPQADTASQPTFLPLPDAEVAYYSNWIKASEADQLRQQLEAELPWRQDTIKLFGKAVKIPRLQSWHGEESCVYTYSGLTMRPHPWHPVLLMLKKRCSKVTHTPFNSALANWYRHGQDSMGMHADDEPELGTEPTIASVSLGHARPFIFKHRYSGEKYVKLLEHGSLLIMAGKTQQYYTHGIAKTAKPIDGRINLTFRYINSREAEK; from the coding sequence ATGCAGTTAAATCTTTTTTTGCCGCAGGCAGATACAGCGTCGCAACCCACGTTTCTACCGCTTCCCGATGCTGAGGTTGCATATTATTCTAACTGGATAAAAGCGAGCGAAGCTGATCAGTTGCGGCAGCAATTGGAAGCCGAGCTACCTTGGCGACAGGATACCATTAAATTGTTCGGCAAAGCGGTAAAAATTCCGCGTTTGCAGTCCTGGCACGGCGAAGAAAGCTGCGTTTATACTTACTCTGGGCTTACGATGCGTCCTCACCCATGGCACCCGGTATTGTTGATGCTTAAAAAGCGCTGCAGCAAAGTCACGCATACGCCATTTAACAGTGCGTTGGCAAATTGGTATCGGCACGGTCAAGACAGCATGGGAATGCATGCCGACGATGAGCCTGAGCTGGGTACAGAACCGACCATTGCTTCGGTAAGCCTGGGCCACGCCCGGCCATTTATTTTTAAACATCGCTATAGCGGCGAGAAATACGTAAAGTTGCTGGAGCATGGCAGTTTGTTAATTATGGCTGGTAAAACTCAACAGTATTACACACACGGTATCGCTAAGACGGCCAAACCGATAGATGGTAGAATTAACCTGACTTTTCGTTACATCAACTCCCGCGAGGCAGAGAAATAA
- a CDS encoding HlyD family secretion protein has translation MSEQRVATETVTEAKPKKRRTRLLLMVVVPTLALLVGIAIYLHSGRIVETDNAYVKADKVRISPEVTGIISAVEVSENQHVNQGDVLFQIDPQPFKVAVAKASANLAQVKTDLAALKASYFEKKAELALAESRYAFAQSEERRQTDLLAKNYISGSQFDATKQNSDVARLQIQAVREDLKRIEESLGGRLDSPVEQHPNYMAAKAELESRELDLRRTTVVAPQTGIVHSIPLKGQYLPVGTTAMALVVDDNLWIEANYTETSLTYVQPGQQVQVFVDTYPGVEWLGVVESVSPATSAEFSILPAQNATGNWVKIAQRVPVRIRLEPNANAPKLRAGLSVITEIDTGHQRSLMGITL, from the coding sequence ATGTCAGAACAACGTGTTGCTACAGAAACTGTGACCGAAGCCAAACCGAAAAAGCGCCGAACGCGTTTGTTGTTGATGGTAGTGGTGCCAACCCTGGCATTGCTCGTTGGTATAGCAATTTACTTGCACAGTGGTCGTATTGTGGAAACAGATAATGCTTACGTTAAGGCGGATAAGGTACGTATCAGTCCGGAGGTCACTGGCATTATCAGCGCCGTTGAGGTTTCAGAAAACCAACACGTTAATCAGGGCGACGTGCTGTTTCAGATTGATCCACAGCCCTTTAAAGTGGCAGTGGCAAAAGCGTCTGCGAATCTGGCGCAGGTGAAGACCGATTTGGCGGCATTGAAAGCTTCTTACTTTGAGAAGAAAGCAGAACTGGCACTGGCTGAAAGCCGTTACGCCTTTGCGCAATCAGAAGAAAGACGTCAGACAGACCTGCTAGCTAAAAATTATATATCAGGTTCGCAGTTTGATGCTACCAAACAGAACTCCGATGTCGCGCGTCTGCAGATTCAGGCTGTGAGAGAAGACTTAAAAAGAATTGAAGAATCTCTTGGTGGTCGTCTTGATTCGCCTGTTGAACAACATCCTAATTATATGGCGGCAAAAGCGGAACTGGAAAGTCGTGAACTGGATTTACGCCGCACCACGGTTGTGGCTCCACAGACAGGAATTGTGCATTCCATCCCGTTAAAAGGGCAGTACTTGCCGGTAGGCACAACGGCCATGGCTTTGGTTGTAGATGACAATTTGTGGATTGAAGCTAATTATACAGAAACCAGTCTTACCTATGTGCAGCCAGGCCAGCAGGTGCAAGTATTTGTCGATACCTATCCCGGTGTTGAATGGCTGGGTGTTGTGGAAAGCGTCAGTCCAGCGACTAGCGCAGAATTTTCAATTCTGCCAGCCCAAAACGCCACCGGAAACTGGGTGAAAATTGCGCAGAGGGTGCCCGTAAGGATTCGGCTTGAGCCTAATGCAAATGCGCCTAAACTCCGCGCAGGCCTAAGTGTTATTACCGAAATTGACACCGGCCATCAACGTAGCCTCATGGGAATTACGCTGTAA
- a CDS encoding phosphatase PAP2 family protein — translation MAQDKRRLFTTQTFFLMWLFFGLVWLFVHLAMTVAAGETWIVDEAIMLGLRNPQDLSDPIGPTWVEEIMRDATALGSNWLLVLMSGVIGLALGINGRPRLGWFLVSAILSGMLVSFLLKYGFTRPRPDLVPHHTRIYTSSFPSGHAMMSALTYFTLATLVAQIQPRRAIKILLFSVALLLAVMVGSSRVYLGVHWPSDIVAGWCAGGFWALLCHRVGKFFNLQGQL, via the coding sequence ATGGCACAAGATAAGCGGCGCCTTTTTACCACCCAGACTTTCTTTCTGATGTGGCTGTTCTTTGGCTTGGTTTGGCTTTTTGTGCACCTGGCGATGACAGTAGCGGCGGGGGAAACGTGGATAGTGGATGAAGCTATCATGCTCGGCCTTCGTAACCCGCAGGATTTATCCGATCCTATTGGGCCAACCTGGGTAGAAGAGATTATGCGCGATGCTACGGCCCTGGGGAGTAATTGGTTACTCGTTCTGATGTCTGGGGTGATTGGGTTGGCGCTGGGTATCAACGGCAGACCTAGGCTCGGTTGGTTTTTAGTGAGCGCCATTTTGTCCGGCATGCTTGTCAGCTTTTTGCTGAAATATGGTTTTACCCGCCCGCGCCCTGATTTGGTGCCGCATCATACGCGTATTTATACCAGCAGTTTTCCCTCTGGACACGCCATGATGTCAGCCCTCACTTACTTTACATTAGCTACTTTAGTCGCGCAGATCCAACCTCGTCGCGCCATCAAGATACTGCTATTTTCTGTTGCGTTACTATTGGCAGTGATGGTGGGTTCAAGCCGCGTATATCTGGGGGTTCATTGGCCTTCTGACATCGTTGCTGGTTGGTGCGCCGGTGGTTTTTGGGCGTTGCTCTGTCATCGCGTGGGCAAATTCTTTAATCTTCAGGGCCAACTGTAA
- a CDS encoding AEC family transporter: MFTFITTTLVPVLILLLMGYALYRWKILNEGFIEAGSKLVFNVALPALLFISISQADFSQAANPVLILVGLFGTIIFFAALTLFSHFTVTPANARGVVVQGGFRANMGIIGLAYCANTYGDEGLAAASVYLGFTTILYNVLSVFVLNFYLDAKRSVSQHIVGVATNPLIISIALALFVSFFQIQLPITLLATGKYFAQLTLPLALICTGASLQFRSFSTDWYNIGVSTVSKCILYPLLLVLLSYWAGFRGMNLGIVLLMTIAPTAAASYVMARNLGGDYRLAASIIAVTTLLSLPVTALAFGALSSLNLL; encoded by the coding sequence ATGTTCACATTTATTACCACCACGCTTGTCCCGGTACTGATTCTTTTGCTCATGGGTTACGCGCTTTACCGCTGGAAAATTTTGAATGAAGGATTTATAGAAGCGGGATCTAAGCTGGTGTTCAATGTGGCGCTGCCTGCCCTTCTTTTTATTTCCATCAGTCAGGCAGATTTTTCTCAGGCGGCCAATCCGGTTCTTATTCTTGTCGGTCTCTTTGGTACCATAATATTTTTTGCAGCACTAACGCTGTTTTCCCATTTTACTGTCACGCCTGCCAACGCACGCGGCGTGGTGGTGCAAGGCGGCTTTCGCGCCAATATGGGGATCATCGGGCTCGCTTATTGTGCTAACACTTATGGTGATGAAGGCTTAGCGGCTGCTTCTGTTTATCTAGGTTTCACCACCATTTTGTATAATGTTCTCTCTGTTTTTGTACTTAACTTTTATTTAGATGCCAAACGGTCTGTGAGTCAGCATATTGTAGGAGTTGCCACCAATCCTTTAATCATCTCCATTGCATTGGCACTTTTCGTCTCTTTCTTTCAAATTCAACTGCCAATTACATTGCTCGCCACCGGTAAATATTTCGCGCAGCTTACTCTTCCGTTAGCGCTAATATGCACTGGCGCTTCGCTGCAATTTCGCTCTTTTAGCACCGATTGGTACAACATCGGCGTCAGCACAGTGAGTAAGTGCATACTCTACCCGCTTCTACTGGTACTGCTAAGTTACTGGGCCGGATTTCGTGGCATGAATTTAGGAATAGTACTGTTAATGACGATAGCTCCCACCGCCGCGGCAAGCTACGTAATGGCGCGCAACCTGGGCGGTGATTATCGCTTGGCGGCAAGTATCATTGCAGTAACAACGCTGCTATCTTTACCTGTGACTGCACTGGCGTTTGGCGCGTTATCTTCACTAAATTTACTTTAA
- a CDS encoding nucleotidyltransferase family protein, whose translation MMNVEEQRTAALLNADNFRQQCLQAVRSLRLPGGYISAGFLRNAIWDHLHGKLHMTPLNDIDVVYFDSTDTSFAAEQRAESILEEQLPNVKWQVRNQARMHLVHGHSPYRSTAEAVAHWLEVPRCVGVRINFDDKLTFLAPFGLHENWSLTVKINPLNPHPEAFISRIQNKRWREIWPQLMIQQP comes from the coding sequence ATGATGAACGTAGAAGAGCAACGTACCGCGGCTCTTTTAAATGCTGATAATTTCAGGCAGCAGTGCCTGCAAGCGGTGCGATCACTTCGGTTACCCGGCGGCTATATTAGCGCTGGGTTTCTGCGCAACGCCATCTGGGATCATCTTCATGGCAAATTGCACATGACGCCGCTCAACGATATTGATGTCGTTTATTTTGACAGCACCGACACCAGTTTTGCAGCGGAGCAGCGCGCTGAATCCATACTTGAAGAGCAACTACCGAATGTTAAGTGGCAAGTGCGAAATCAGGCGCGAATGCATCTGGTTCACGGACACTCTCCTTACCGCTCGACAGCTGAGGCAGTGGCGCACTGGTTAGAGGTGCCAAGGTGTGTAGGGGTGAGAATAAATTTTGATGACAAGCTGACTTTTCTCGCACCATTCGGTTTACACGAAAACTGGTCTTTAACTGTTAAAATTAACCCACTTAATCCGCATCCCGAGGCTTTTATTAGTCGCATCCAGAATAAAAGGTGGCGCGAAATATGGCCTCAGTTAATGATTCAACAGCCATAA